Proteins encoded within one genomic window of Posidoniimonas corsicana:
- the bshB1 gene encoding bacillithiol biosynthesis deacetylase BshB1 translates to MNRFPPPPLNREPAMLDVLVIAPHPDDAELGMGGAILKMLADGLRVGVLDLTSGEPTPHGSPELRVQETAAATKVLGLTWRENLGLPNRSLEPTLENRAKLAGVIRQQRPKWLFAPYWVDAHPDHTAATKLVDDARFWAKLSKTDQPGQIELPGERWHPQRIYNYYCVHLKQAAQPAFILDISDYWEQKLASIRAYESQFITGRPTEPPTFLDQLRDEAAYWGKTIGVAYGEPFHCREPIGMSGFGSLI, encoded by the coding sequence ATGAACCGGTTCCCCCCGCCACCTCTCAACCGCGAGCCCGCCATGCTGGACGTCCTGGTCATCGCCCCCCACCCCGACGACGCCGAGCTCGGCATGGGGGGCGCCATCCTCAAGATGCTAGCGGACGGGCTGCGGGTCGGCGTGCTGGACCTGACCAGCGGCGAGCCGACGCCGCACGGCTCGCCCGAGCTCCGCGTCCAAGAGACCGCCGCCGCGACCAAGGTCCTCGGCCTCACCTGGCGGGAGAACCTGGGCCTGCCCAACCGCAGCCTCGAGCCCACGCTCGAGAACCGCGCGAAGCTGGCGGGCGTGATCCGCCAACAGCGGCCCAAATGGCTGTTCGCCCCCTACTGGGTCGACGCCCACCCCGACCACACCGCCGCCACCAAGCTGGTCGACGACGCCCGCTTCTGGGCCAAGCTCTCGAAGACCGACCAGCCGGGCCAGATCGAGCTGCCGGGCGAGCGCTGGCACCCGCAGCGGATCTACAACTACTACTGCGTGCACCTGAAGCAGGCGGCGCAGCCGGCGTTCATCCTCGACATCAGCGACTATTGGGAGCAGAAACTCGCCAGCATCCGCGCGTACGAGAGCCAGTTCATCACCGGCCGACCGACCGAGCCGCCGACCTTCCTCGACCAGCTCCGCGACGAGGCCGCCTACTGGGGCAAGACAATCGGCGTCGCCTACGGCGAGCCCTTCCATTGCCGCGAGCCGATTGGCATGAGCGGGTTCGGGTCGCTGATCTGA
- a CDS encoding pentapeptide repeat-containing protein produces MDPTSTSLSEGVLSDEFAGEHFVDQRVGATLKGASLEQCRLTRCDLSRGTLETTDLHECRLEACDLSNARWVKARLSKSQLHKCRGTGLQLIDGNLSEVRFIGCKLNLASVLGAKLRNCVLENCDLREADFQQVVLTGVVLRNCDLRGARFAGCQQTGLDLRGSALAGVLLEPTLLRKATVDPSQLLDLAPLFDLRVQAVDADE; encoded by the coding sequence ATGGACCCAACTTCAACCTCGTTGTCCGAGGGCGTGCTGTCGGACGAGTTCGCGGGCGAGCATTTTGTCGACCAGCGGGTGGGGGCGACCCTCAAGGGCGCCTCGCTGGAGCAGTGCCGGCTGACCCGCTGCGACCTGTCGCGCGGGACGCTGGAGACCACCGACCTGCACGAGTGCCGGCTGGAGGCGTGCGACCTCTCCAACGCGCGGTGGGTCAAGGCGCGGCTCTCCAAGTCCCAGCTGCACAAGTGCCGCGGCACGGGGCTGCAGCTGATCGACGGCAACCTCAGCGAGGTCCGGTTCATTGGCTGCAAGCTGAACCTGGCGTCGGTGCTGGGCGCCAAGCTGCGAAACTGCGTGCTGGAGAACTGCGACCTCCGCGAGGCCGACTTCCAGCAGGTTGTGCTGACGGGCGTGGTGCTGCGGAACTGCGACCTCCGGGGCGCCCGGTTCGCCGGATGCCAGCAGACCGGGCTCGACCTGCGGGGCTCGGCGCTGGCCGGGGTGCTGCTCGAGCCGACTCTGCTGCGGAAGGCGACCGTCGACCCGAGTCAGCTATTGGACCTCGCGCCGCTGTTTGACCTGCGGGTGCAGGCGGTCGACGCTGATGAGTGA
- a CDS encoding tetratricopeptide repeat protein produces MSVDPYALCPCGSGKKLKFCCSDLAGEIEKIHKMVEGDQPRAALQHVEQALKKNPGRPSLLDLKAMLELTLHKFDDAEQTVAELLKQDPNNPAAHAQQAILKCAQGDGAAGVEPLQRALVLIQDNMPRRVLEAIGAVGHTLLVEGNVVAARAHLWLYQGVAGREDTRALELLTRLNQVAGLPLLLRDHLYMRTAPDGHPGEDDHNYAQALAARGQWGPASVVFDKLCVEYPDMASFHYNRALVHGWLGEQDVFAAALRDFAERDVPQEDAVEAVAISQLIDPNVQDEMLDIVRLTYPILDEEELVARLSKAPSVVTIEQDLSSIGEEGQPAPRAGYYLLDRALPDSGADLTRETAPLIIATLLRFGRQTNRSERLEVSLVRDARFDKVRDALAQLADGVIGVAEEEVVDQTDAVQQALRWNWHFPTDTPPQLRRQLTSEESARVILEDWPEIPSAVLDGKTPSQAAQDPAMQTRLLAAVLTFEQGAQAFRNADTFVQLREKLGLPALQPIDPESVDVDQIPLGRVPRLDVSKVADDDLQKLYQRAVISNVAPALAHLADEVVRRPELEGRVKFEEAYRRLITLQSDTSESMKHLQRAKDWTRSRGASTAPWDLLELEMHIVDGESEQANATLARIRDEHMNEPGVAEHLYELFYELGAIPAEGGAPMTAPAGLPDEPPKSSGIWTPDADQPDAGKQKLWTPS; encoded by the coding sequence ATGTCAGTCGACCCCTACGCCCTGTGCCCCTGCGGCAGCGGAAAGAAGCTGAAGTTCTGCTGCTCGGACCTCGCCGGAGAGATCGAGAAGATCCACAAGATGGTCGAGGGCGACCAGCCCCGCGCGGCGTTGCAGCACGTCGAGCAGGCGCTCAAGAAGAACCCGGGCCGGCCGTCGCTGCTGGACCTCAAGGCGATGCTCGAGCTCACGCTGCACAAGTTCGACGACGCCGAGCAGACCGTCGCCGAGCTGCTCAAGCAGGACCCCAACAACCCCGCCGCCCACGCGCAGCAGGCCATCCTCAAGTGCGCCCAGGGCGACGGGGCCGCCGGCGTCGAGCCGCTGCAGCGGGCGCTCGTGCTGATCCAGGACAACATGCCGCGGCGCGTGCTCGAGGCGATCGGCGCCGTGGGGCACACGCTGCTGGTCGAGGGCAACGTGGTGGCGGCCCGCGCGCACCTGTGGCTGTACCAGGGCGTCGCCGGCCGCGAGGACACCCGCGCGCTGGAGCTGCTCACCCGACTCAACCAGGTGGCGGGCCTACCGCTGCTGCTGCGTGACCACCTCTACATGCGCACCGCGCCCGACGGCCACCCCGGCGAGGACGACCACAACTACGCCCAGGCGCTCGCCGCCCGTGGCCAATGGGGGCCCGCGTCGGTGGTGTTCGACAAGCTGTGCGTCGAGTACCCGGACATGGCCTCGTTCCACTACAACCGCGCGCTGGTGCACGGCTGGCTGGGCGAGCAGGACGTGTTCGCCGCCGCGCTGCGCGACTTCGCCGAGCGTGACGTCCCGCAGGAGGACGCGGTCGAAGCGGTCGCGATCTCGCAGCTGATCGACCCGAACGTCCAGGACGAGATGCTGGACATCGTGCGGCTCACGTACCCGATCCTCGACGAGGAGGAGCTGGTCGCCCGCCTGTCGAAGGCGCCCAGCGTCGTGACGATCGAGCAGGACCTCAGCTCGATCGGCGAGGAGGGACAGCCCGCGCCCCGCGCCGGCTACTACCTGCTGGACCGCGCGCTGCCCGACTCGGGCGCCGACCTGACCCGCGAGACCGCTCCGCTGATCATCGCCACGCTGCTGCGGTTCGGCCGGCAGACCAACCGGTCGGAGCGACTCGAGGTGAGCCTCGTCCGCGACGCCCGCTTCGACAAGGTGCGCGACGCGCTCGCCCAGCTCGCCGACGGCGTCATCGGGGTGGCCGAGGAGGAGGTGGTCGACCAGACCGACGCCGTGCAGCAGGCGCTGCGTTGGAACTGGCACTTCCCGACCGACACGCCGCCGCAGCTCCGCCGCCAGCTGACCAGCGAGGAGAGCGCCCGCGTGATCCTGGAGGACTGGCCGGAGATCCCCAGCGCGGTGCTCGACGGCAAGACCCCCTCGCAGGCCGCGCAGGACCCCGCTATGCAGACCCGGCTGCTGGCCGCGGTGCTGACCTTCGAGCAGGGCGCCCAGGCGTTCCGCAACGCCGACACGTTCGTCCAGCTCCGCGAGAAGCTCGGCCTGCCGGCGCTCCAGCCGATCGACCCCGAGAGCGTCGACGTCGACCAGATCCCGCTCGGCCGCGTGCCGCGGCTCGACGTGTCGAAGGTCGCCGACGACGACCTGCAGAAGCTTTACCAGCGGGCGGTGATCTCCAACGTTGCGCCGGCGCTGGCCCACCTGGCGGACGAGGTCGTCCGCCGGCCGGAACTCGAGGGCCGCGTCAAGTTCGAGGAGGCCTACCGCCGGCTGATCACCCTGCAGAGCGACACCTCCGAGTCGATGAAGCACCTCCAGCGGGCCAAGGACTGGACGCGCTCGCGGGGGGCGTCCACCGCGCCGTGGGACCTGCTGGAGCTCGAGATGCACATCGTCGACGGCGAGTCCGAGCAGGCCAACGCCACGCTCGCCCGCATCCGCGACGAGCACATGAACGAGCCCGGCGTGGCCGAGCACCTGTACGAGTTGTTCTATGAGCTCGGCGCAATCCCGGCCGAGGGCGGGGCGCCCATGACCGCGCCGGCCGGCCTCCCCGACGAGCCGCCCAAGTCGAGCGGCATCTGGACGCCCGACGCCGACCAGCCCGACGCCGGCAAGCAGAAACTGTGGACGCCTTCCTAG
- a CDS encoding carboxypeptidase M32 — protein sequence MPSPDETFSQLCEHARQTGLLTSTLGILNWDEETYLPRDGRAHRAEQTALLAGMIHQRQTAPEVGRWLDELSAEPLAEDPHSTSGCVIRQLKRQFDKKTKLPQKLVEELTRTASLAQQAWFDARKADDFSAFQPWLEKTIALKQQEAAAVGVTDVAYDALLDDYEPGESTENVAKVLSGLREQLTPLVEKIVESKRKAPREILSRSYPVDQQAEFGKQAAAGIGFDFNAGRLDVTAHPFCGGGGPRDVRMTTRYDAGEFAGGFFSILHEAGHGIYEQGLPADQFGLPTGEAVSLGIHESQSRMWENLVGRSRAYWEHTLPKLQQQFESARGVGLDEFYFAVNDSRPSLIRTESDEATYNLHIIVRFELEQSLLTGDLPVGDLPAAWNEKYQTYLGVAPPTNANGVMQDVHWSAGLFGYFPTYALGNLYAAQFFDQAEADLGDLSEQFRRGEFAPLRDWLRDNIHRHGQRYSAAQLVERVTGKPLSHEPLMRRLNEKFSDLYDLP from the coding sequence ATGCCCAGCCCCGATGAGACGTTTTCCCAACTCTGCGAGCACGCCCGTCAGACCGGGCTGCTGACCTCGACGCTGGGCATCCTGAACTGGGACGAAGAGACCTACCTGCCGCGCGACGGCCGTGCGCACCGAGCGGAGCAGACGGCGCTGTTGGCCGGCATGATCCACCAGCGGCAGACCGCGCCGGAGGTGGGCCGGTGGCTGGACGAGCTGTCGGCCGAGCCGCTGGCCGAGGACCCGCACTCCACCAGCGGCTGCGTGATCCGCCAGCTCAAGCGGCAGTTCGACAAGAAGACCAAGCTGCCGCAGAAGCTGGTGGAGGAACTGACCCGCACCGCCAGCCTGGCGCAGCAGGCGTGGTTCGACGCCCGCAAGGCGGACGACTTTTCCGCGTTCCAGCCGTGGCTGGAGAAGACCATCGCGCTCAAGCAGCAGGAGGCGGCCGCGGTCGGCGTGACCGACGTCGCGTACGACGCGCTCTTAGACGACTACGAGCCGGGCGAGAGCACAGAGAACGTCGCGAAGGTACTCAGCGGGCTGCGCGAGCAGCTCACGCCGCTGGTGGAGAAGATTGTCGAGAGCAAGCGAAAGGCGCCGCGCGAGATCCTTAGCCGCAGCTACCCGGTCGACCAGCAGGCCGAGTTCGGCAAGCAGGCGGCCGCGGGCATCGGCTTCGACTTCAACGCCGGCCGGCTGGACGTGACCGCGCACCCGTTCTGCGGCGGCGGCGGGCCGCGCGATGTCCGGATGACTACCCGCTACGACGCGGGCGAGTTCGCCGGCGGCTTCTTCAGCATCCTGCACGAGGCGGGGCACGGCATCTACGAGCAGGGCCTGCCGGCCGACCAGTTCGGGCTGCCCACCGGCGAGGCGGTGTCGCTAGGGATCCACGAGTCGCAGTCCCGCATGTGGGAGAACCTGGTGGGCCGCAGCCGCGCGTACTGGGAGCACACGCTGCCGAAGCTGCAGCAGCAGTTCGAGTCGGCCCGCGGCGTGGGGCTCGATGAGTTCTACTTCGCGGTGAACGACTCGCGGCCGTCGCTGATCCGCACCGAGTCCGACGAGGCGACCTACAACCTGCACATCATCGTGCGGTTCGAGCTGGAGCAGTCGCTGCTGACCGGCGACCTGCCGGTCGGGGACCTGCCGGCCGCCTGGAACGAGAAGTACCAGACGTACCTGGGCGTCGCGCCGCCGACCAACGCCAACGGCGTGATGCAGGACGTGCACTGGAGCGCCGGCCTGTTCGGCTACTTCCCGACCTACGCGCTGGGCAACCTGTACGCGGCCCAGTTCTTCGACCAAGCGGAGGCCGACCTGGGCGACCTGTCCGAGCAGTTCCGCCGCGGCGAGTTCGCCCCGCTGCGCGACTGGCTGCGGGACAATATCCACCGGCACGGGCAGCGCTACAGCGCGGCTCAGCTGGTCGAGCGGGTGACCGGCAAGCCGCTCTCGCATGAGCCCCTGATGCGGCGGCTCAACGAGAAGTTCAGCGACCTGTACGACTTGCCGTAA
- a CDS encoding DUF6036 family nucleotidyltransferase has product MQLNEDYREMLSALNDAGVEYLIVGAYALAAHGNPRATGDIDLLIRPSRENAERVWKALTAFRAPKSGILVDDFTLEDTVFQIGVAPRRIDLLTSITGVTFDQAWDSRKPIELDGLSVYVLGRKELIANKRAAGRPKDQADAAWLEGCEWD; this is encoded by the coding sequence ATGCAGCTCAACGAAGACTACCGCGAGATGTTGTCCGCCTTGAACGACGCGGGCGTTGAGTACCTGATCGTTGGCGCCTACGCACTTGCAGCACACGGCAACCCTCGGGCAACTGGCGACATCGACCTTCTGATCCGACCGTCACGCGAGAACGCCGAACGGGTCTGGAAGGCTCTCACCGCCTTCAGGGCTCCGAAGAGCGGAATCTTGGTCGACGACTTTACGCTCGAAGACACCGTGTTCCAGATCGGCGTCGCGCCCCGCCGGATCGATCTGCTCACATCCATCACCGGCGTCACCTTCGATCAGGCGTGGGATTCTCGAAAACCTATCGAACTCGATGGGCTATCGGTTTATGTGCTCGGACGTAAAGAGCTTATAGCCAACAAGCGTGCCGCTGGGCGCCCAAAGGATCAGGCAGACGCGGCTTGGCTAGAGGGCTGCGAATGGGATTGA
- the ribD gene encoding bifunctional diaminohydroxyphosphoribosylaminopyrimidine deaminase/5-amino-6-(5-phosphoribosylamino)uracil reductase RibD encodes MPTNPPTTDLDAAMMARALELAARGEGRVEPNPMVGCVITQQGEVVGEGWHQQHGGPHAEVNALAAAGDRAAGGTAYVTLEPCCHTGKTPPCTGALLTAGVARVVVAVRDPFPQVNGGGLQQLTDAGVVYEVGVGEADARALLAPYLKLIERGRPWVIAKWAMTLDGKLATSSGSSQWISSPESRELVHRLRGRVDAVIVGAGTARDDDPLLTARPAGPRTAARIVLGEIPPASQLVKTADQAPVISVVPAPGAHHKVPPGVESLAVKGRTHTERLAAVLDELGARRMTNVLIEGGARGLGAAFDGGLIDEVHAFIAPKLCGGADAPSPIGGHGLADMTKALRLTGVRIETPGGDVYLRGRVEQGVS; translated from the coding sequence ATGCCGACCAACCCGCCAACCACCGACCTCGACGCCGCGATGATGGCCCGGGCGCTGGAGCTCGCCGCCCGCGGCGAGGGCCGCGTCGAGCCCAACCCGATGGTCGGCTGCGTGATCACCCAGCAGGGTGAGGTCGTCGGCGAGGGCTGGCACCAGCAGCACGGCGGCCCCCACGCCGAGGTCAACGCCCTGGCCGCGGCCGGCGACCGCGCCGCCGGCGGCACGGCCTACGTGACGCTCGAGCCCTGCTGCCACACCGGCAAGACCCCGCCCTGCACGGGCGCGCTGCTGACGGCCGGCGTCGCGCGCGTGGTGGTGGCCGTGCGGGACCCGTTCCCACAGGTCAACGGCGGCGGGCTGCAGCAGCTAACCGACGCCGGTGTTGTGTACGAGGTTGGCGTTGGCGAAGCCGACGCCCGCGCGCTACTCGCCCCGTACCTCAAGCTCATCGAGCGGGGCCGGCCGTGGGTCATCGCCAAGTGGGCCATGACGCTCGACGGCAAGCTCGCCACCAGCTCCGGCAGCAGCCAGTGGATCAGCTCGCCCGAGTCGCGCGAGCTGGTGCACCGGCTCCGCGGCCGGGTCGACGCGGTGATCGTCGGCGCCGGCACCGCCCGCGACGACGACCCGCTGCTCACCGCCCGGCCCGCCGGCCCCCGCACCGCCGCGCGGATCGTGCTCGGCGAGATCCCGCCCGCCAGCCAGCTGGTCAAGACCGCCGACCAGGCGCCGGTCATCAGCGTGGTGCCCGCGCCCGGCGCCCACCACAAGGTGCCGCCCGGCGTCGAGTCGCTGGCGGTCAAAGGCCGGACCCACACCGAGCGTCTGGCCGCCGTGCTCGACGAGCTCGGCGCCCGCCGCATGACCAACGTGCTGATCGAGGGCGGCGCCCGCGGCCTCGGCGCCGCGTTCGACGGCGGCCTGATCGACGAGGTCCACGCGTTCATCGCCCCCAAGCTGTGCGGCGGCGCCGACGCCCCCAGCCCGATCGGCGGCCACGGCCTGGCCGACATGACCAAGGCGCTCCGCCTGACCGGCGTGCGGATCGAAACCCCGGGCGGGGATGTCTACCTCCGCGGGCGGGTGGAGCAGGGCGTCAGCTAG